A single genomic interval of Oncorhynchus tshawytscha isolate Ot180627B linkage group LG15, Otsh_v2.0, whole genome shotgun sequence harbors:
- the LOC112214692 gene encoding leucine rich adaptor protein 1-like, translating into MEEENVLSDFKDIEKKLGRNVPESLIRSLAGGHHHHDKHERKPATPKNRSNSADLKRLESKILFLKQEMAHLRAIDVKLMQQLMSINEGIESIKWVMEDKGGLASRESSLTGSLYSLTDSEDDTSPRGSFTSLQDGNSDGLDGISVGSYLDTLEELAEDLPDHPSPTDLNLFSDIPIIEDKTFSKPPMQVRVDSDEYYCFG; encoded by the exons ATGGAAGAGGAAAACGTGTTATCCGATTTTAAGGACATTGAGAAAAAGTTAGGTCGCAATGTTCCTGAAAGTCTCATTCGTTCCCTAGCGGGAGGACATCATCATCACGACAAACATGAGAGAAAACCGGCGACACCGAAGAACCGCTCAAACTCTGCTGACTTAAAACGACTGGAGAGCAAGATATTATTTTTGAAACAGGAAATG GCCCACCTCCGTGCCATCGATGTCAAGCTGATGCAGCAGCTGATGTCAATCAACGAGGGCATCGAATCCATCAAATGGGTGATGGAGGACAAGGGGGGCCTAGCCAGTCGTGAAAGCAGCCTGACTGGCAGCCTGTACAGCTTAACGGACAGCGAGGACGACACCTCTCCACGCGGCAGCTTCACCAGTCTGCAGGACGGAAACAGTGACGGATTGGACGGGATATCCGTGGGCAGTTATCTGGATACGTTGGAGGAGTTAGCCGAGGACCTCCCAGACCACCCTTCTCCAACGGATCTTAATCTCTTCTCAGATATACCCATCATAGAGGACAAGACTTTCAGCAAGCCACCCATGCAAGTCAGAGTGGATTCCGATGAGTACTATTGCTTTGGATAG